The Streptomyces achromogenes genome window below encodes:
- a CDS encoding SDR family oxidoreductase has protein sequence MILITGGRGAVAIRLTTLLHDAGLPVRLGSARPEDLSPPAGVPTVRLDLTDPACFPAALAGVTSVFLYASSERITDFVHHAHLAGVEHVVLLSSAGVLGPDAENDPLARSHLDVENALLASPITTTILRPGSFASNASAWAWAMKAGRPISLPFPDAHTDPVHEADLAEAAHAVLVDPRHRGGRFTLSGPRSLTFTQQIDQLAAVIGRPVRAERVTREQWKREMADYIPDVYAEALLNWWESNDGKPVALTSAVEELTGHPARPFTVWAADHAADFTTA, from the coding sequence ATGATTCTGATCACCGGCGGCCGCGGCGCGGTCGCCATCCGTCTGACCACGCTGCTGCATGACGCCGGCCTGCCCGTAAGGCTCGGCTCCGCCCGCCCCGAGGACCTCTCACCCCCCGCGGGCGTGCCCACCGTCCGGCTGGACCTCACCGACCCGGCGTGTTTCCCGGCCGCGTTGGCCGGCGTCACGTCCGTGTTCCTCTACGCCAGCTCCGAGCGCATCACGGACTTCGTCCACCACGCCCACCTGGCCGGGGTCGAACACGTCGTCCTGCTGTCCTCCGCCGGCGTGCTCGGGCCCGACGCCGAGAACGACCCGCTCGCCCGGTCCCACCTCGACGTCGAGAACGCCCTGCTCGCCTCGCCGATCACCACCACGATCCTGCGACCGGGCTCCTTCGCCTCCAACGCCTCGGCCTGGGCCTGGGCCATGAAGGCCGGCCGGCCGATCAGCCTGCCCTTCCCCGACGCCCACACCGACCCCGTGCACGAGGCGGACCTCGCCGAAGCCGCCCACGCCGTCCTCGTCGACCCCCGACACCGCGGGGGCCGCTTCACCCTCAGCGGCCCCCGGTCGCTGACCTTCACCCAGCAGATCGACCAGCTCGCCGCCGTCATCGGCCGTCCTGTCAGGGCCGAGCGGGTCACCCGGGAGCAGTGGAAGCGGGAGATGGCCGACTACATCCCGGACGTGTACGCCGAGGCCCTCCTGAACTGGTGGGAGTCGAACGACGGCAAACCCGTCGCGCTCACCTCCGCCGTCGAGGAACTCACCGGCCACCCCGCCCGCCCCTTCACCGTCTGGGCGGCCGACCACGCCGCCGACTTCACCACCGCCTGA
- a CDS encoding TetR/AcrR family transcriptional regulator: MSSQPISRRARPAKAPLSRDAVVRTGLRILDRDGLDALTMRRVAKELDTGPASLYVYVANRDDLMAAMLDAALAQVPLPSDAASEGSWQERLRTLAADAIEAMSRHEGLAAVALGAIPTGDHALLVLDRMLALLKQGGLDDVTAAWAVDLLYLHIAAAAAEQSVHNAQATGEESVVAAAHRRFTSLPADRYPMVTSLREALLSPGDRDAWGLNVLINGLLHTPAG, from the coding sequence ATGAGCTCGCAGCCGATCAGCCGCCGCGCGCGGCCCGCCAAGGCCCCCCTCAGCCGCGACGCCGTCGTGCGGACCGGCCTGCGGATCCTCGATCGCGACGGACTGGACGCGCTGACCATGCGTCGCGTCGCCAAGGAGCTGGACACCGGCCCGGCCTCGCTCTACGTCTACGTGGCCAACCGCGACGACCTCATGGCCGCCATGCTCGACGCGGCCCTCGCCCAGGTCCCCCTCCCCTCGGATGCCGCCTCCGAGGGGTCCTGGCAGGAACGACTCCGGACCCTGGCCGCCGACGCGATCGAGGCCATGAGCCGTCACGAGGGCCTGGCCGCCGTCGCCCTCGGGGCCATCCCCACCGGTGACCACGCCCTGCTCGTCCTGGACCGCATGCTCGCGCTGCTCAAACAGGGCGGCCTCGACGACGTCACCGCCGCCTGGGCCGTCGACCTGCTCTATCTGCACATCGCCGCGGCCGCCGCCGAGCAGAGCGTCCACAACGCCCAGGCGACGGGTGAGGAGAGCGTCGTCGCCGCGGCCCACCGCCGTTTCACCTCGCTGCCCGCAGACCGCTATCCGATGGTCACCTCACTGCGCGAGGCGCTGCTCTCGCCCGGCGACCGCGACGCCTGGGGCCTGAACGTCCTCATCAACGGCCTCCTCCACACCCCCGCCGGCTGA
- a CDS encoding hemerythrin domain-containing protein produces the protein MGHGGNVIDELVTDHREVEEFFGRIEALPAGAKDRRLYADQATMELVRHSVAEEMYLYPAVREHVPGGDALADKELQDHAQAERLMKDLEGRRPDDPEFDRLIGMLMSEIRAHVADEEQNLFPRLRAACPAAALDELGDKVRRAKKTAPTRPHPAAPDKPPANKMLNPGAGLVDRLRDALTGRGKPD, from the coding sequence ATGGGCCATGGTGGGAACGTCATCGACGAGTTGGTGACCGATCACCGCGAGGTCGAGGAGTTCTTCGGCCGGATCGAGGCGCTGCCGGCCGGCGCGAAGGACCGCAGGCTCTACGCGGACCAGGCCACGATGGAGCTGGTCCGGCATTCGGTGGCCGAGGAGATGTACCTCTACCCGGCCGTGCGCGAGCACGTCCCCGGCGGGGACGCGCTCGCCGACAAGGAACTCCAGGACCACGCGCAGGCCGAACGGCTGATGAAGGACCTGGAGGGCCGACGGCCGGACGATCCCGAGTTCGACCGGCTGATCGGCATGCTGATGAGCGAGATCCGCGCCCATGTGGCCGACGAGGAGCAGAACCTGTTCCCCCGGCTGCGTGCGGCATGCCCGGCAGCGGCCCTCGACGAGCTGGGCGACAAGGTCCGCAGGGCGAAGAAGACCGCCCCGACGCGTCCGCACCCCGCCGCCCCGGACAAGCCTCCGGCGAACAAGATGCTGAACCCGGGCGCCGGACTGGTCGACCGGCTGCGGGACGCCCTGACGGGCCGCGGCAAGCCGGATTGA
- a CDS encoding Orn/Lys/Arg decarboxylase N-terminal domain-containing protein produces MADSKVLVAVREHPRDEGAGAEQLVRIRDAIEARGFEVRWAVDAADAEAVLRTEAGLTAALVAWELPGRTAAAEGGPGGAGVLRAIGRRFRDLPVFLVMSDDGVRDLPLWVSESVVGYVWPLEDTPGFIAGRITTAAAAYREAVLPPFFRALRRFDDAHEYSWHTPAHSGGVALLKSPAGRAFHDYFGERLLRSDLSISVGELGSLFEHTGPIGEAERNAARVFGSHLTYFVLHGDSTCNRVVGHFSVTRDEIALVDRNCHKSVLHGLVVSGARPVYLVPTRNGYGLAGPLPPAELAADSVAARIAANPLTGEALSPDARYAVFTNSTYDGLCYDASAAARALAASTPRLHFDEAWFAYARFHPLYAGRYGMSVDEEAFPGPDRPTVFSTQSTHKLLAALSQSAMVHVRSAPRAPVEHDRFNEALMMHGTTSPLYPMIASLDVATAMMDGPQGRWLVDEAVTEAVRFRQEMVRVRRRIEEAGDRPPWFFGVWQPETVTDPATGVRLPFEEASPDLLRREPSCWQLEPGADWHGFPGLTDGYCMLDPIKVTLTCPGVDATGATADPGIPARVLTAYLAARNIVVEKTDSYTTLVLFSLGITKGKWGTLLDALMDFKALYNQDALLDRVLPALVAEHPRRYAGLTLRELCQEMHDHLRTARLVDLLDTAFQELPEPVAPPQLCYQRLVRGGTHRVRLADAADKVAAAMVTVTPPGIPVLMPGESTGGPDGPLLRYLGALESFDRRFPGFRSETHGVTLDPDTGDYLIECLRPAADDATAPAAPGRQAAAPAQRGPAEEDRLLS; encoded by the coding sequence ATGGCGGACAGCAAGGTTCTCGTGGCGGTTCGGGAGCACCCACGCGACGAGGGCGCCGGCGCCGAGCAGCTGGTGCGCATCCGCGACGCGATCGAGGCACGGGGGTTCGAGGTCCGCTGGGCGGTCGACGCCGCCGACGCGGAGGCGGTCCTGCGGACGGAGGCGGGGCTGACCGCGGCGCTGGTCGCCTGGGAGCTTCCGGGACGGACGGCCGCCGCCGAGGGCGGGCCCGGCGGCGCCGGGGTGCTGCGCGCGATCGGCCGACGGTTCCGGGACCTGCCGGTCTTCCTCGTCATGAGCGACGACGGCGTACGGGACCTGCCGCTGTGGGTGTCCGAGTCGGTCGTGGGCTATGTGTGGCCGCTGGAGGACACCCCCGGCTTCATCGCGGGCCGGATCACCACCGCGGCGGCCGCCTACCGGGAAGCCGTCCTGCCGCCGTTCTTCCGCGCGCTGCGCCGCTTCGACGACGCGCACGAGTACTCCTGGCACACGCCGGCCCACTCCGGCGGCGTCGCTCTGCTGAAGTCGCCCGCCGGGCGGGCCTTCCACGACTACTTCGGGGAACGGCTGCTGCGCAGCGACCTGTCGATCTCGGTCGGCGAACTCGGCTCGCTGTTCGAGCACACCGGTCCGATCGGCGAGGCGGAGCGCAACGCCGCCCGCGTCTTCGGCTCCCATCTCACCTACTTCGTGCTGCACGGGGACAGCACCTGCAACCGGGTGGTCGGCCACTTCAGCGTCACCCGTGACGAGATCGCGCTGGTGGACCGCAACTGCCACAAGTCGGTGCTGCACGGCCTGGTCGTCTCCGGCGCACGCCCCGTCTACCTCGTCCCCACCCGCAACGGCTACGGGCTGGCGGGGCCGCTGCCGCCTGCGGAACTCGCGGCGGACTCCGTCGCGGCCCGTATCGCGGCGAACCCCCTGACCGGCGAGGCCCTGTCGCCGGACGCCCGGTACGCCGTCTTCACCAACTCCACTTACGACGGCCTGTGTTACGACGCCTCGGCGGCGGCCCGGGCGCTCGCCGCGAGCACGCCCCGGCTGCACTTCGACGAGGCGTGGTTCGCCTACGCCCGGTTCCATCCGCTCTACGCGGGCCGGTACGGCATGTCGGTGGACGAGGAGGCCTTCCCCGGCCCGGACCGGCCGACGGTCTTCTCGACGCAGTCCACGCACAAACTGCTGGCGGCACTCTCGCAGAGCGCCATGGTGCACGTGCGGTCCGCTCCCCGGGCACCCGTCGAACACGACCGGTTCAACGAGGCGTTGATGATGCACGGCACCACCTCCCCCCTCTACCCGATGATCGCTTCCCTGGACGTGGCGACCGCGATGATGGACGGACCGCAGGGCCGCTGGCTGGTCGACGAGGCGGTGACCGAGGCGGTCCGGTTCCGTCAGGAGATGGTCCGCGTCCGGCGCCGCATCGAGGAGGCGGGCGACCGGCCGCCGTGGTTCTTCGGGGTGTGGCAGCCCGAGACGGTCACCGACCCGGCCACCGGCGTCCGTCTGCCGTTCGAGGAGGCGTCGCCCGACCTGCTGCGCCGCGAGCCGTCGTGCTGGCAGCTGGAACCCGGCGCCGACTGGCACGGGTTCCCCGGGCTGACGGACGGCTACTGCATGCTCGACCCGATCAAGGTCACCCTGACCTGCCCCGGCGTCGACGCGACCGGTGCGACGGCCGACCCGGGCATCCCGGCGCGGGTGCTCACCGCGTACCTCGCCGCACGGAACATCGTCGTGGAGAAGACCGACAGCTACACCACGCTGGTGCTGTTCTCCCTGGGCATCACGAAGGGCAAGTGGGGCACGCTCCTCGACGCCCTGATGGACTTCAAGGCCCTCTACAACCAGGACGCCCTCCTCGACCGGGTGCTGCCCGCGCTGGTCGCCGAGCACCCCCGGCGGTACGCCGGCCTGACCCTGCGCGAGCTCTGCCAGGAGATGCACGACCACCTGCGCACGGCCCGTCTCGTCGACCTGCTGGACACGGCGTTCCAGGAGCTGCCGGAGCCGGTCGCGCCGCCGCAGCTGTGCTACCAGCGGCTGGTCCGCGGCGGCACCCACCGCGTCAGGCTGGCCGACGCGGCCGACAAGGTGGCCGCCGCCATGGTCACCGTCACCCCGCCGGGCATCCCCGTTCTCATGCCCGGCGAGAGCACCGGCGGTCCCGACGGCCCGCTGTTGCGCTATCTCGGCGCACTGGAGTCCTTCGACCGCCGATTCCCCGGCTTCCGCAGCGAGACGCACGGCGTGACCCTCGACCCCGACACCGGCGACTACCTCATCGAGTGCCTGCGCCCGGCGGCCGACGACGCGACGGCCCCGGCCGCACCCGGGCGACAGGCCGCGGCGCCCGCCCAGCGCGGTCCGGCCGAGGAGGACCGGCTGCTCTCCTGA
- the dhaK gene encoding dihydroxyacetone kinase subunit DhaK, producing MRMLINVAETVVADALRGMAAAHPELTVDVENRVIVRRDAPVAGKVALVSGGGSGHEPLHGGFVGPGMLSAACPGEVFTSPVPDQMLRAAAAVDSGAGVLFIVKNYTGDVLNFDMAAELAEDEGIQIAKVLIDDDVAVTDSLYTAGRRGTGATLFVEKIAGAAAEEGRPLEQVEALARRVNENSRSFGVALSACTTPAKGSPTFELPPGELELGVGIHGEPGRERRAMMTSGEIAEFAVHAILDDFTPRNPVLVLVNGMGATPLLELYGFNAEVQRVLTQRGVPVARTLVGNYVTSLDMAGASVTLCQVDEELLRLWDAPVRTPGLRWGV from the coding sequence ATGCGGATGCTGATCAACGTTGCGGAGACCGTGGTCGCGGACGCGCTGCGCGGCATGGCGGCCGCTCATCCCGAGCTGACGGTCGACGTCGAGAACCGGGTGATCGTGCGGCGGGACGCGCCGGTGGCCGGGAAGGTCGCGCTGGTGTCGGGCGGTGGGTCCGGGCACGAGCCGCTGCACGGCGGGTTCGTCGGACCCGGGATGCTCTCGGCGGCCTGCCCGGGCGAGGTGTTCACCTCGCCGGTTCCCGACCAGATGCTGCGCGCGGCGGCGGCCGTGGACAGCGGAGCGGGCGTGCTGTTCATCGTGAAGAACTACACCGGCGACGTGCTGAACTTCGACATGGCCGCCGAGCTCGCCGAGGACGAGGGCATCCAGATCGCGAAGGTGCTGATCGACGACGACGTGGCGGTGACCGACAGCCTGTACACGGCCGGGCGGCGCGGCACCGGCGCGACGCTCTTCGTGGAGAAGATCGCGGGCGCCGCCGCCGAGGAGGGCCGGCCGCTGGAGCAGGTCGAGGCACTCGCCCGGCGGGTCAACGAGAACTCACGCAGTTTCGGCGTGGCGCTCAGCGCCTGCACGACGCCGGCCAAGGGCAGCCCGACCTTCGAGCTGCCGCCCGGCGAGCTGGAGCTGGGTGTCGGCATCCACGGCGAGCCGGGCCGGGAGCGGCGGGCGATGATGACGTCCGGTGAGATCGCCGAGTTCGCCGTCCACGCGATCCTGGACGACTTCACACCCCGTAACCCCGTCCTGGTGCTGGTCAACGGCATGGGCGCGACGCCGCTGCTGGAGCTGTACGGCTTCAACGCCGAGGTGCAGCGCGTGCTGACCCAGCGCGGGGTGCCGGTCGCCCGCACACTCGTCGGCAACTACGTGACGTCCCTCGACATGGCCGGCGCCTCGGTCACCCTGTGCCAGGTCGACGAGGAGCTGCTGCGGCTGTGGGACGCGCCGGTCAGGACCCCGGGGCTGCGCTGGGGCGTGTGA
- the dhaL gene encoding dihydroxyacetone kinase subunit DhaL, whose product MLDADFFRRWMTATAASVDREADRLTALDSPIGDADHGSNLRRGFTAVTAALGKEAPGTPGAVLVLAGRQLISTVGGASGPLYGTLLRRTGKALGDAAEVDEQRFAEALRAGVDAVMQLGGAAPGDKTMIDALVPAVDALAEGFAAARAAAGQGAEATTPLQARKGRASYLGERSIGHQDPGATSAALLVAALCTADGE is encoded by the coding sequence GTGCTCGACGCCGACTTCTTCCGCCGTTGGATGACGGCGACCGCCGCGTCCGTCGACCGTGAGGCGGACCGGCTCACCGCCCTCGACTCGCCGATCGGGGACGCCGACCACGGCAGCAACCTGCGGCGCGGCTTCACCGCCGTGACCGCGGCGCTGGGGAAGGAGGCGCCCGGGACGCCGGGCGCCGTCCTGGTCCTGGCGGGACGCCAGCTGATCTCGACGGTCGGCGGCGCCTCCGGGCCCCTGTACGGCACCCTGCTGCGCCGTACCGGCAAGGCTCTCGGGGACGCCGCCGAGGTCGACGAGCAGCGGTTCGCCGAGGCGCTGCGCGCGGGCGTCGACGCCGTGATGCAGCTCGGCGGCGCGGCACCCGGCGACAAGACCATGATCGACGCGCTGGTCCCGGCCGTCGACGCCCTCGCCGAGGGCTTCGCAGCCGCCCGGGCGGCCGCCGGGCAGGGGGCCGAGGCGACGACGCCGCTGCAGGCGCGCAAGGGCCGGGCCAGTTATCTGGGCGAGCGCAGCATCGGCCACCAGGATCCGGGTGCGACCTCGGCGGCGCTGCTCGTCGCCGCCCTCTGCACGGCCGACGGGGAGTGA
- a CDS encoding PTS fructose transporter subunit IIA — protein sequence MSDDDRTVGVVLVSHSAEVAAAVAELARGLTGGGAAVPVAAAGGTEGGGLGTSAELISAAAASVDRGAGVAVLADLGSAVLTVKALLAEGDELPDAARLVDAPFVEGAVAAVVTAAAGGDIDAVEAAAADAYTYRKV from the coding sequence ATGAGCGACGACGACAGGACGGTGGGCGTCGTGCTGGTCTCGCACAGCGCGGAGGTGGCCGCGGCCGTGGCCGAGCTGGCGCGAGGGCTCACGGGCGGCGGCGCGGCCGTCCCGGTCGCCGCCGCGGGCGGCACGGAGGGCGGGGGGCTGGGCACCAGCGCCGAGCTGATCTCCGCCGCCGCGGCATCGGTCGACCGGGGCGCCGGGGTCGCCGTCCTCGCCGATCTGGGCAGCGCCGTCCTCACGGTCAAGGCGCTGCTCGCCGAGGGCGACGAACTGCCGGACGCGGCACGCCTGGTGGACGCCCCGTTCGTCGAGGGCGCGGTGGCCGCGGTCGTCACGGCGGCCGCGGGCGGCGACATCGACGCGGTGGAGGCGGCGGCCGCGGACGCGTACACGTACCGGAAGGTGTGA
- a CDS encoding fibronectin type III domain-containing protein: protein MRRVVLRVTGCALVSALSGGCAVGAAGDDGRAPGAPTGVTAAAGSSTSVHVMWNAVAADPGISVYEVYLGAEKAGEVPGAAHMLDVVRLAPSTAYVFTVRARDTEGRLGPPSREVRAVTAAAGAADRSAPTAPGGVSGRAAGSRAVRLSWSASADDRKVVSYEVYRGDAKIHSVGAAQTATVVTGLRPGTSYAFTVRARDAADNLSPAGPVVRITTAEGADAGADTAPADFRATGHRGADGGYYIDLSWTPPRVDGVVAEYRIQLDGQPATSLVWGGTPPRGTAAHSFYAGGKAGVAHRVRVRARLPDGGWGAFSAERTVTTGPEA, encoded by the coding sequence GTGCGACGTGTTGTGCTGAGGGTGACGGGCTGCGCGCTGGTGTCGGCCCTGTCGGGTGGCTGCGCCGTCGGCGCGGCCGGCGACGACGGCCGGGCGCCCGGCGCCCCGACCGGTGTCACCGCGGCGGCCGGCAGCTCGACGAGCGTCCACGTCATGTGGAACGCGGTCGCGGCGGATCCCGGGATCAGCGTGTACGAGGTGTACCTGGGCGCGGAGAAGGCCGGGGAGGTGCCCGGCGCCGCGCACATGCTGGACGTCGTCCGGCTCGCTCCGTCCACCGCGTACGTCTTCACCGTGCGGGCCCGCGACACGGAGGGCCGGCTCGGACCGCCCAGCCGGGAGGTGCGGGCCGTCACCGCGGCGGCCGGGGCGGCGGACCGCTCGGCGCCGACCGCGCCGGGCGGGGTGAGCGGCCGGGCCGCCGGGAGCCGGGCCGTCCGACTGTCCTGGTCGGCCTCCGCCGACGACCGGAAGGTGGTCTCGTACGAGGTCTACCGGGGCGACGCGAAGATCCACAGTGTCGGCGCGGCACAGACGGCGACAGTCGTCACGGGGCTGCGGCCGGGCACGAGTTACGCGTTCACGGTCCGGGCCCGGGACGCGGCAGACAACCTCTCGCCCGCCGGACCGGTGGTGCGGATCACCACGGCGGAAGGGGCCGACGCGGGGGCGGACACGGCGCCCGCGGACTTCCGGGCGACCGGTCACCGGGGCGCCGACGGCGGCTACTACATCGACCTTTCCTGGACGCCGCCCCGCGTGGACGGCGTGGTCGCGGAGTACCGGATCCAGCTCGACGGGCAGCCCGCCACCTCGCTGGTGTGGGGCGGGACCCCGCCGCGGGGCACGGCGGCCCACAGCTTCTACGCGGGCGGGAAGGCCGGGGTCGCGCACCGGGTGCGGGTGCGGGCCCGGCTGCCGGACGGCGGCTGGGGCGCGTTCTCGGCGGAGCGGACGGTGACGACCGGCCCCGAGGCGTGA
- a CDS encoding PadR family transcriptional regulator, which translates to MSLPHAILTALLERPSSSGLDLTRRFDRSIGYFWSATHQQIYRELGRLEAEGHIRALPAEQPARGQKKAYEVLPAGRAELARWTAAAQDPKPHRDALLLRLRAAAVVGTAGLDADLRRHLQLHRRQLAEYREIEQRDFPAGADSAQARLQHLVLRAGIELETFWTQWLTEALAELPVVDGEPG; encoded by the coding sequence ATGTCACTCCCGCACGCGATCCTCACCGCCCTCCTCGAGCGGCCCTCCTCCTCGGGGCTGGATCTGACCCGCCGGTTCGACAGGTCGATCGGCTACTTCTGGTCGGCGACGCACCAGCAGATCTATCGCGAGCTGGGACGGCTGGAGGCCGAGGGGCACATCCGGGCCCTGCCCGCTGAGCAGCCGGCCCGCGGGCAGAAGAAGGCCTACGAGGTCCTGCCCGCCGGCCGTGCCGAACTCGCCCGGTGGACGGCCGCCGCGCAGGACCCGAAGCCGCACCGCGACGCCCTGCTGCTGCGGCTGCGGGCAGCGGCCGTCGTCGGCACCGCCGGCCTCGACGCCGACCTGCGCCGTCATCTCCAACTGCACCGGCGGCAGTTGGCCGAGTACAGGGAGATCGAGCAGCGCGACTTCCCGGCCGGCGCCGACAGCGCGCAGGCCAGGCTGCAGCACCTGGTCCTGCGCGCCGGCATCGAGCTGGAGACCTTCTGGACCCAGTGGCTCACCGAGGCTCTGGCGGAACTGCCCGTCGTGGACGGCGAACCCGGCTGA
- a CDS encoding NADPH-dependent 2,4-dienoyl-CoA reductase: MSRYPHLLSPLDLGFTTLPNRVLMGSMHVGLEEAENGFARMAAFYAARARGGVGLIVTGGIAPNDEGRPGEGGAKLTTDTEADQHRLITDAVHREGGRIAMQILHFGRYAYHRDLVAPSPLQAPISPFTPRELTDAEIERTIDDYARTARLARRAGYDGVEIMGSEGYLINEFIAAQTNHRTDRWGGSYENRMRFPVEIVRRVREAVGEDFIVVYRLSMLDLVPGGSSLDEVVTLAKAVEAAGATIINTGIGWHEARIPTIATSVPRGAYTWVTKKLMGAVSVPLVTTNRINTPDVAEQLLADGCADMVSMARPMLADPDFVNKAAAGTPEAINTCIGCNQACLDHTFSGKITSCLVNPRACHETELVLAPTRLRKRVAVVGAGPAGLACAVSAAERGHAVTLFDAASEIGGQLNVARRVPGKQEFDETLRYFRHQLDAHGVDVRLDTFVAAEDLAGYDEVVVATGVSPRTPDIPGIDHPSVVGYLDVLRDGAPVGDRVAILGAGGIGFDVAEFLTDGGDKTSEDPAAYFRQWGVDMDYRGPGGLAAPERPAPPRTVHLLQRKTSKVGAGLGKTTGWIHRTELKHRGVTMVPGVRYDRIDDAGLHVTVGEQSTVLEVDTVVLCTGQDPRRDLYDALVAAGRSVHLIGGADVAAELDAKRAVQQGTELAAAL, encoded by the coding sequence ATGAGCCGATACCCCCACCTGCTGAGCCCCCTCGACCTGGGCTTCACCACGCTGCCCAACCGCGTCCTGATGGGCTCGATGCACGTGGGCCTGGAGGAGGCCGAGAACGGCTTCGCGCGCATGGCCGCGTTCTACGCCGCCCGGGCCCGCGGGGGAGTCGGCCTCATCGTCACCGGCGGCATCGCCCCCAACGACGAAGGGCGGCCGGGCGAGGGCGGCGCCAAACTCACCACCGACACGGAGGCCGACCAGCACCGGCTCATCACCGACGCCGTGCACCGCGAGGGCGGCCGGATCGCGATGCAGATCCTGCACTTCGGCCGGTACGCCTACCACCGGGACCTGGTCGCGCCCAGCCCGCTCCAGGCCCCCATCAGCCCGTTCACACCCCGCGAGCTGACCGACGCCGAGATCGAGCGGACCATCGACGACTACGCCCGCACCGCCCGGCTGGCCCGGCGGGCCGGCTACGACGGCGTCGAGATCATGGGCTCCGAGGGCTACCTCATCAACGAGTTCATCGCGGCGCAGACCAACCACCGCACCGACCGCTGGGGCGGGAGCTACGAGAACCGGATGCGGTTCCCGGTCGAGATCGTCCGACGGGTGCGCGAGGCGGTCGGCGAGGACTTCATCGTCGTCTACCGGCTGTCCATGCTGGACCTGGTGCCCGGTGGATCGTCCCTCGACGAGGTCGTCACCCTCGCGAAGGCGGTCGAGGCCGCCGGCGCGACCATCATCAACACCGGCATCGGCTGGCACGAGGCCCGTATCCCCACCATCGCCACCTCGGTGCCCCGCGGCGCCTACACCTGGGTGACGAAGAAGCTGATGGGCGCGGTCTCCGTGCCCCTCGTCACCACCAACCGCATCAACACCCCCGACGTGGCAGAGCAGTTGCTCGCCGACGGTTGCGCGGACATGGTGTCGATGGCCCGCCCGATGCTCGCCGACCCCGACTTCGTCAACAAGGCCGCGGCGGGCACGCCCGAGGCGATCAACACCTGCATCGGCTGCAACCAGGCCTGCCTCGACCACACCTTCAGCGGGAAGATCACCTCCTGCCTGGTCAACCCGCGCGCCTGCCACGAGACCGAGCTGGTCCTCGCCCCGACCCGGCTGCGCAAGCGGGTCGCCGTGGTGGGCGCGGGCCCGGCCGGCCTGGCGTGCGCGGTGAGCGCCGCCGAACGCGGCCACGCCGTCACCCTCTTCGACGCCGCGAGCGAGATCGGCGGCCAGCTGAACGTGGCCCGCAGGGTCCCCGGCAAGCAGGAGTTCGACGAGACGCTGCGCTACTTCCGCCACCAGCTCGACGCCCACGGCGTCGACGTACGACTGGACACGTTCGTCGCCGCCGAGGACCTGGCCGGCTACGACGAGGTCGTCGTCGCCACCGGCGTCAGCCCCCGCACCCCCGACATCCCCGGCATCGACCACCCGAGCGTCGTCGGCTACCTCGACGTGCTGCGCGACGGCGCGCCCGTCGGCGACCGCGTCGCGATCCTCGGGGCGGGCGGCATCGGCTTCGACGTCGCCGAGTTCCTCACCGACGGCGGCGACAAGACGAGCGAGGACCCCGCGGCCTACTTCCGGCAGTGGGGTGTGGACATGGACTACCGGGGCCCCGGCGGTCTCGCCGCCCCCGAGCGCCCCGCCCCGCCGCGCACCGTCCACCTCCTCCAGCGCAAGACCAGCAAGGTCGGCGCGGGCCTCGGCAAGACCACCGGCTGGATCCACCGCACCGAGCTCAAGCACCGGGGCGTCACCATGGTCCCGGGAGTGCGCTACGACCGGATCGACGACGCGGGGCTGCACGTCACGGTCGGCGAGCAGAGCACCGTCCTGGAGGTCGACACCGTCGTGCTGTGCACCGGCCAGGATCCGCGCCGCGACCTCTACGACGCGCTGGTCGCCGCCGGCCGCAGCGTGCACCTCATCGGCGGCGCGGACGTGGCCGCCGAACTGGACGCCAAGCGCGCCGTCCAGCAGGGCACCGAGCTGGCGGCGGCGCTGTAG